The Neurospora crassa OR74A linkage group V, whole genome shotgun sequence sequence GGAGCAGCGGCCCGGTATGGCGGCTCACTCAGGTTCAAGGAGGCAAGTGAGATGTCATGTGCTTCAACAAGAGTAAGCACCTGGATCAGAGCGAAACCTGACAGCATAATTTCTAATCGATAAGTGTCGTAGGCTTGGATACTCGTGAAGAAGGATCAAGAGTGAGTGAGGGCCTATGGAGAATGCACGAAGTGCACCAGACCAAAGATGAAGTATTCCTGATGCAAATGTTCTAATCTCAAgttattttcttcttatccAAGCGACAGATGTGCTAGACAGCCAGGATCAGTAGGTCGCCGCCGTTCACTCCTGAACTGCTTCCAAAAGGTGAACTCTATCTTCTTGCCATTTTTGCTTGCCCAAAACTTGCCATATCCATAGCTGTCTACCTAATATAACTGAGCTACCTGtctaaataaagtaaactTCATCACCCATTACACATATCCCTCCTACCATAGCATTCTCGATAAACCTGCCACGGCCCTTTCCTATCACTGCTTTTGTGGTGCCATATCATACCCGGATATAGGCTGATGTCAGATATTTCTGCTCACATCTCGTGAGGCCCAGTCCTTGACGACGCTTCCTGCTTGCCTACAAAATCCCTCTGAGTCGTCCCATAGCTTTTGTTTCCAATTCAAACGAAAATTCGGTATCGTGTCCCATCACCGGAACCAGTTTCTGTCTCATTGCCATTGATGTGCACTATGTCTTTGGCTCTCCTTCAAACACCATTCTGACTGGAGACTCATCTTTATCATGCACATTTTAGCTTGTATCTTGCCTCACCCAGTCATCGAGTAGAGCACCGCGCCGAACTTATTTTATGTGTCTCGACGGCCTGTCACACTTCACATGCCACTCGCTTCCTACAAACCTCAACAATCCAATGCATCAATTGTTACCCACACTTTATGTCATCCCGTTCGTCGGTTGGCACCACCCACGATTAGAGCAGCTTAACCCTGGGGGTAAATAAGATGGCTGTTCCTGCGGACTGGATATGGCATGTATATTTGTCGAAGACATGACGCTGTTCAGGGCATTGAGTCATATTGTACTGTTTTGCCTGGCGTGGCCCTTGCATGTAAGCGTTGTAATTGAGGGAGAAAAGGTTGTTCGTGGAAGGAGACCATGGATATATTTGCAGTAACGACCAAACAGTGGACAATTCTTGAAAGTAGGTATAGTGTGTGTACAGGCTTCGTTGAGATGTGGTGGCTCAAGTGATCAGCTCAAGCTCAGAGAGCGAAGAGCCTCTGGAGCAGCCCGAGGTCCTTGGCTTCCATTTGCATGAGAAAGTTGCCGAATCCCGGAATAATTTGCTTGTAGACATTGATGACCTGCGTGAAGGAACAGCCAAGTTAGACCAAATCAGATCATGGGAATTCTCGGGTTGAAACTTACGTTCTGGAAGGCTTCATGCAACTCAAGCAAAACGGGCTTCTGCAGGCTAAGTTCCTGGTAGTTGGCAATTGTGCTGAAGTAATGCAGTAGAACGCTCTCCATAGCCTGGGGGTTGCGAGTAACCATCTCAGTGAAGCCACGCAGCGCTGTGGCTTTCTCTTCAGAAGGATCAACATCGTCCATTGTGTCGAGGAACTCCTCAGCGAAACTGCCAAGATGTGGGGCCACAAGTTCGGCATTGTCAAGTCCTAACCTACCCAAGGCAATAGCGGCGTTTTCGCTGACACCTCCGGGTACCCTGGGGTTGGAGAGGATGTCAACACATCGTTGAATGAGCTGGGGCACGAATGGCGCCATGCCTGCCTTGTACTGAAGAGCAATCTCGCCGACACTCCAGCAGGCGTTGTTGACTACGCTGAAGCTGTTGTCGACCTCCTCGTCCAGAATAGTGTCCATGTCCAAGCGCTTGATAACGACCGGCATGATGTTGGGCAGGAATGGCTTGAGTTGTTCAAAGACGTACTTGGCACAATCGCCGAGAAGAGCGTATGCCGATTGCTGAACGGCATCGGATTGATCCCCCATGCACAGAGCCATCAGCTCAAAAAAGGTTGGCTGGACGTTGGCAACAAGCTTGGAAGCCTTGTCGTTGTCTAGGGCCTGGATGATGGCACTGAGAAGATCGAGGCTGGTGACCAGGAAATCCTCATCAGGTTGATCAAGATCGGTGTTGGTCTTGGCCTTCATGGCCTGCTCCAGGTTTTGATGAATAATTCGAATACACCTGCCGAAAATAGGCTCGGCGTAAGGGGTGAAGGCATCGCCAAGGGCCATAGCGACGTAGGAAAGGCACTCGAGCAAGGGAAAAAGCTCCCGGGACTCATCACCCACCTTCTGCCACCTATCCAGTAGGACTGGCATCAACTGGTTACTAAGCTCAGGCCTAGCCAGGACGGGGCCGATGTGCTCAGCCAGCGTCTGAACGCAGTCGTAGAGAACCCACATATTCTTATCCTTGTACTTGCCGAAGCACCGGATGTATTGCTGGATGATGGGTCCGCAGTAAGGCTCGAGCGCCTTGCCTGCCTTCTCTTCTAGGTTTGCCATGGCAGAGGCACCAGCCTCCTGAacgttcttgttcttgtcaaGCATCTTCTTGAGAATTCCGTCCATCATAGGCAGGAAGTATCTCTCCTTTTCTGCCTGATCCACAAGGCTAACCGCCCACGCAGAGTATCGACCAAGGGTCCAGCAGGTAATCTGGCGAACCACCGgctcctcgtcgtcgaggaGACTAACAAGATAGGGCACCAATTCTGGAAGGTGGGGAACGACCACGTCCATGCAGccctcagcaacagcaccaagGGCGAGAACAGCCGCTTCTCTGTAAGACCAATCCGCGTGCTTGAGGTTGCTCTGCAAATATGGTAGAATAGAAGTGAAGACTGGTCCGCCAAAGTCGCGAGCAAATACATCAAGTGCCGCCGCTGAGCACTTGCGGAGAGTCCACTTCTCATCGGGATTCTCATCTCCCTCGGACTCGCTGTCGTCAATTTCGCCATCTTCCaaatcatcgtcgtcttcctccatgCTTGCAACCTTCTCGAACGCGTTTCCATTCTTCGCCATATCAGCCGCAGTGTTTCCGTTAGCAGCACGGgtcagcttcttcttggcgaaCTGTGGCTTGATATCCTCCTCCcggtcttcttcatcctcatcgtccgAAGCACCTCCAAGTATAGCAATATCCTCGGGACTGTAGACCATGCACTCCAAAAGTACGGGGATGATGTCTGTGATGTACGGTTCCAGGGCCCGCCACAGGTTATCGTGCTCTCCAACAGTCAGCCAGAACTCGGCAGCCTCAGTGGCAAGATCCTCGTCGTCACCCTTTTGTTGAGCGATGATGTACTTGGCCAGGCCTTCGATATGGGGCAGAAGCTTGTCCGGACGGGTTTCCACCAGGTTCACAAAAGCACGGCAGACCTGTTTTCGGACATCGATTGAGGGATCTTCAGCCAGAGCAAAGAGGTGCTGTAGAAGGTCATCTATCGAGTTCAGCATGGCCTGCGACTTCCTAGGGGTGAACACATTGATGGCTGTGAGAGCATGGGCGCGAACTTTGGGAATTGCGCTCCTGGTTGCCTGAATAAGCTTTGGAAGGAGAAAGTTGATAGGTCTTTGGCCGTTGTGTTCCCTTTCTAGCATCTTCGCATTGTCTTCGCAGATCTTTGCCATGGCAGCCATAGCTCCCTCCTGCGCCTCGGGCGTTACCTGACCAGACTCATTGGTCAACATCTTGAGCAACTCGGGCAGAAACTCGGGCCAGCCGTAGATTCCTCCCTTGTTAATCAGCTCAGTCGCAAGAGTGCCTGCATGACTGCGGATCTGTGAGTTCTTGTCCTGGAGCCCCAAGGGGACAGCCAACTTGACAAGAGCCAAGCTCTGTTCTGGAATCTTGTTATAGTTGTTCTTGATGTTGTTCTTCAGCATCAGAGCGGCGGCACAGCGCACAACATGCCAGTCTGCAGCAGTCGCTGGAAACTCCTGGGGTGGTTCCGAGCTCGAGAAAATCAGGGCCAAGTAGTTGTTGATATCGGGCGAAGCTTTCGCTTGGTTAAGCATCTGGTTTATAAAGACAAGTCAGAATCTCTGTCTTGTGGCAATGCTCCATCAGACTGGGTAACTAGATGGTGCCGAGGGGCATTAACTCACGATTTCAGCCTGCTTCTGGGCGGCCTTGTTGAAGGCGCTCAGGGAATCCTTCAGACATTGTGCCAAAGTCTTCAGGTTCTCTCCACTCGGTTGCCAAGCCATGGTGATAATTGGGATTGAAGTGACACAGGCGCGTAACGTCGGCGATGTGTCgtgtggtggcggcggcggcggcggcggttggtGGGTTCTCGGACTTTGATATCTCGTAGCTGACGAGAACCAGAACGATGGTGTCGGGCCGATACCGGTGAACTGCTGAAGAGTCGAACGCAGAATTGGGAGgcccaaagaaaaaaagaaaaaaaaatggccGACTCGAATGAACTCTCTGACAGTGCAAGTTCAGTTGTGAGAGAGGCGCCGGGTCACCACAGCGCGGCCTTCAAGGCGGAGGTACTCTTTAGGGTTCGTTTAGTTGAAGCTGGTCGTGGGTAGTCGCATCTGGCAGGCCGACGGGTAGCAAGAGCTGCAGACAAGAACCGGCAGTTTGTCCTCGGGAAGGAGGCAGGGTGTTGTTTCGTTGATGAAAGAGATCGATACCCAGAAGCAATTGCCAGTGGTTACCGGTAGGTCGACATCGATGGTGGTCGTGGGTGGGCGGCGGGCAAGGCTCGAGCAGGGCAATGTTTAATGTGGGGTGCAAAGTGGGCCTTGGCTGGCCTCTATTTTTTGCTGTGCCGTCAAGTGCAAGTGGTCGAGGGGAAGGGAACGGAAACTTGTTGAAGACAAGTGGAGGTGCCGCCCCTGCCCTGCACACCTGCACTGGCACTTGTGCGATGCCAAGCCTGCTCGCCTACCTAGGAGATGCGGGCCTGTCAAGAAATGTGGCAGGTGTGGTCAGTGGTCTTCAGGTGCTAGCTCTGCGTGGGCGGTTGTAGCTTCGTTCTGTCCAAGAGCGGGGCCGGGGCAACCTCCCATGGACGCTTGATGAGGTCGtcgtctctctctcccgCTCTGTACCTCTCATGTATGGCGGCCACCCGCCCGCTTGATGGTTGCACAAAACCCCTTCTGATAATGCTAAGCTTCCTGCTACCTACGTATGCACGTACGCGCCTTGAAGTGGATGGCACCGTTACAGCAGCAACTCATTAATGCCCGAAGGAAATCGAACAGCAAATGGCACCGGGGTCATTCATTCAAGAGGAGTCATCGGCAGAGCTTCTGGCGTCGCAGTCAATGAGACGCCCGGCCCTTTGAACCTCGACCAAGGGCCTGGCCGAGACTTTGATACTTTTGGGTTCGTCCCATTTCCCAGCTTGTGAACCACCCTACCTATCGGGTCATATTTGGTTGAAGAAAAGCTAGGTTTTTTATGCGTTGTAAGGATGGGATGGCAGTAAGGGTAAGGTATCCTCTCTCGCATGTGGCCTCTATTTTAGTTTAAAAGCCTGCTTGGTGGGAACTGAGTTTCTAGACCGCTTTCTATGATTTGGGAATTGGATGGCGAGTTTTCCTCGtcacctctttctctccttcttgctgTACAGACCGGATGATGTCCATCCAGCACAGGCGGGATACCAGTCGTCCTTTTCAGACCTACCAGACACATGGAACTTGGATGTCGCCAGAAGGTCCACGACAGTGTTGCTGTGTAACAGACGACTGAGATCTGCCAAACCTGCCAGGTCAGCTTTGTGAGCCGATCTATCCCGCGGCCATGTTGATGTGCCAAATATGAAACTGCAGATAACACCCTTTGCCTCATCATAACCAGGGCTTTGGGGTTCAGAACATTTCCGTCAATTCTCTGAAGGTTAATCGCCTTCGGCCATGCCCCGTCGGGATATGGTGCCAATCCATATTGCTACCAATACCCGACATGTATCAAGCAGGTAACCGAACACGAGTGACAGTTCCATGGCCTTCTTGGGTCATGGATTCGTGGGAAACGACACGCCTTTGTGGCACGTTCAAAAAAAGGTGAGTAGGTTAGGCAAGCTCAAACTAAGCGTTTGCGGAAATTCGTTGAGAAGGGAACTGCCGGAATCCCCTTGGCCAAAAGGCCGAGGTGTTTGTGTGCAACAACTTGTGCCCATCAACAGtagcaaaaagaaaaattgtAGTTGGGAAGGGTTCTTTTGTCAACGTTCGAGGCTCAGGACTGGACTCCATTGGGCGTCGCGTTGGCAAACTCAAGTTTGGATAGGACAAGCTCGGCTACCTGTTTGAAAGCTTCCATCTCCTCTTCAACAGTCCCGCCAAGGCCGGCACTGGCAAAGCTCACCGAGTTGCCCACATAGGTAGGCAGTTGCGTCCTCCTTGTGATCAGCTTTGCCAGTCGGGTGGTAAACTCCAACGTCGGCTCAACCGTACAAAGAGGAGTTGACAAAGGCTGTGTCGGGTTGTATCTCTAGACCAAGATTAGTCACTGTAAAATGTATCGAATAGGCGATCAACTCACATCGGGCAGTGCATAAACAAATGACCCCAATGGAGTGGGTGATGTAGCCTCTTCGGCCGAAGCAGTCGTGAGGAAGAGCACAACGGCTTTGGACTTGGCTGTCAATTGAATGTAGATGCGCGTGTCCACGGATCGCGGTAGAGGAAGCGAGAGCTGGATAGGGGCATCCATGATGTCCTCATATGTCCGTGGTGATCTCAAATGTATCGAGGATTTCTAGGACAATTTGCAAATCCGACGGTTTGCTTTGTTCCTGGGACTGAACTGCGAATGAAAGAGCTGGTCGGCTTCGGGATCGATAGAGGTTCGTCCAGGTTGATGTTCAACTTGCGAGCAATGGCAAGGAACAGGCGGGACGGGAGTGAGGAAGACGGATGGAGTTTGGTATCGGCGGGTGTTGGACGGGCGTTGGAAGTGAATGGAAACATGTCCGCGGCTGGTGAGATCAGGCCCGGACAGCGTGCCGGACCTGAAGCAGGTGCAATAGTGAGAAATTTACAGCGGATGGCCACTGCAGTTTCCCGTGCAATTGCCGCCTCCGGATTTCGTAGCGCTATCAGGCACGCATGAGAGGAACTGCTCCTTCCATTTCACCTTTACGACGAAAATGAAAATTGATGAACACACATTGGATTGATTTGGTGAGAACGCCGTAGAATGTTTGTTATTTTGATTTCCCTCCTCACTTATTGTTTTCATAAAACCTCCAAACATTGATGTGGACAAACCACGGCAGATGGAGGACAACATGGATCAATGAACCCGCTCATAACCGGCCCGGCAGTGAGAGGAGACGACCGTTGCCGACCTCCGCGCCGAGACTCTTCAACTAGGCAAAAGACGCGGCTCCGATACTGGCCGCCCAGATCCACAACACCCAACGTTGACTACGCGTCCCCTCGCACTGATACTTGTAACTACTTAGTATCTCTTCGTCATATCACTTTTGACCACAGGACACACACCACTTGAGAGGAACAGTTGTCTTTTGAGCCCCGCCCTCGTCCCTCCAAAAGACGAAGACGCTTCAAGACCGCAACCCATTTATAAACCACAAAAGGATCCATCCCGACAGAGAAGcttgagatggaggagggcgagCAGCAGTGGAAAGGCGTGAAGAGTGCCATTGAAGACCCGGAGGAGGCAAGAGTCATATATTGTGCACTCGACTCATTTGTGTCAGTAGCCCCCATCACTCCTGCTTGACCTTTGCCTTTGGACCCTGTCCAGACCCCCGCAACTCATGGAGTCtgcttgtttttttttcccgaaaaaaaagaagtcATTCTCGGCTTCCGTCATTCGGCGACATGCATGGTGATGGCCGGCCGGTCATCACGCCCGGCAGATCCGGTTTTGTTCACCCTGGTTCAAGCTCGTCAAACATGCATTTTCCCTATCACTGACTGAAGAGTAGCCAATATGCCCGGATAGCACACTTCAACTGCACTCACTTGAGGAGGCAGTCCTTTTATGCTCTTCCCGAGGCTCACTGGAAGATGCTAGCAGCGCCACCCTTCAACTATCTGGACACTCTGGACAAGGTTGACAATGCCATCGAGTCCAACGCTGAACTAGCACGCGCCATAGTCCGCGTAGGTCTGGTCAACTTCCAACCACAGGACGTCACGCAGGGCAGCGAACCTACGATCCCTCCCCGATGGAGGGGCTGCGCGAAACGCTTGGATATCGACAAAGCCCGTAGTACTCTCAGGCAGTTCTACCGAGACTGGTCCGCTGAGGGCAAATCCGAGCGTGAAATATGCTTTGGCCCTGTTTTCCGCGCCCTAGAAGCACAAAAGGAGTCAAGGCCAAGAGACGCCTCGCCCATGCGGGTGCTTGTGCCCGGGGCAGGGCTGGGCCGCCTTGTCTTTGAGCTTTGCGCCAAAGGGTACGTCGCTGAAGGCAATGAGATATCCTACCATCAGCTGCTCGCCTCATCTTATATCCTGAACTGTGTTGAAAAGCCAGGGCAACACACTATTTACCCCTGGATTCACACTTTCTCTAACCATTCAACACGAGATAACCACCTGCGAAAGTACGCCATCCCAGATGTGCACTGTGCAAACGAGCTCACACGgttagaagaggagggagttgCCATTGGAGAAATGAGCATGACGGCTGCTGATTTCCTGTGTCTTTACACTGAAGACTACCAAGCCGAAGCCTGGGATGCGGTGGCTTGCGTTTTCTTCCTCGACACCGCTCCGAACTTGATTCGGTATCTGGAAACCATCCTTTATTGTCTAAAACCTGGTGGTCTGCTCATCAACCACGGCCCATTGCTCTGGCACTTTGAGAACAATGCACCTGGAGGACACggacatgatgatgatgacggcgacTATGATACCACCGGAATTGCGGACCCTGGTAGCTTTGAACTCTCCGATGACGAGGTGATGGCGCTGGTCACCAAAGTCGGGTTTGAAATCGTCTCGCGCGAGACCGGCATTGAATCACCCTATCTTTTGGACCAGGAGTCTATGCTACAAACAGTGTATAAGGCGAGCTCATGGGTGGCCCGCAAACCACACACCACGGCATAGGACCGAAGTCACCTCTCATGACTTTACAACCGAATATGGGCTGTCACCGTGAGATTTATACGTGTGACTAATCTATATAGCACGGGCTATAGTGGCTCGTGAAACaaaggacgaagaggagtGTTACCACATACCCGCACAGCATATCTACCTCTCGAATCTTTCTACATGAACTCCCTTTCTCTACAACAAAGCTCCAATACACCAAACTCACAACTTTGCGCTCTCCACATTCAACTGCCCCTTCGCCCACATCGCACCACCATCAATCGCAATTGTCGCCCCATTCACGTGCGCACCCGCCCTACTCGCCAAATACACCACCACGCCCGCAATATCCTCCGGCCGACCAAGCCTCTTCATCGGGTTCGCCGCCGCGATGCTCTCCTTCCCGCCGCTCATATCCAACAGCCCGTTGCTCATCTTGGTCGGAAAGAAACCCGGGCAAATGCTATTCACAGTAATACCCCTCGGTCCCAGCTCCACCGCCAGATTCCTCCCCAAATGAATGACCGCCGCCTTGGAAGCACTATACCCATACGTCCCTTGCTTGCCAATCGTGCCAATACCCAAGCCCGCCACCGAAGCCGTGATGATGACGCGGCTCGGGTCCTCCACGctcgccttcttctgcaAAAGGGGCGCAAACTCCCGGATGGTGTTGAACACGCCCCGGACATTCAGGTCCATGACCTTGGCAAAGGCCGAATCGGGATGCTCGTCAAAGGGCGCGCCCCAGGTGGCACCGGCGTTGGCTAGCAGAATGTCGACGTGGTCGGTGTGCTTGGCGACTTCGGAGACGAGGTGCTGAACGCCTGATAAGGTGGCCGCGTCGGCGGGGATGGAGATGGCCTTGGCGCCCGGGGCGAGACCGGGGAGGGCGTTGAGGGTCTTGAC is a genomic window containing:
- a CDS encoding importin beta-2 subunit, which codes for MAWQPSGENLKTLAQCLKDSLSAFNKAAQKQAEIMLNQAKASPDINNYLALIFSSSEPPQEFPATAADWHVVRCAAALMLKNNIKNNYNKIPEQSLALVKLAVPLGLQDKNSQIRSHAGTLATELINKGGIYGWPEFLPELLKMLTNESGQVTPEAQEGAMAAMAKICEDNAKMLEREHNGQRPINFLLPKLIQATRSAIPKVRAHALTAINVFTPRKSQAMLNSIDDLLQHLFALAEDPSIDVRKQVCRAFVNLVETRPDKLLPHIEGLAKYIIAQQKGDDEDLATEAAEFWLTVGEHDNLWRALEPYITDIIPVLLECMVYSPEDIAILGGASDDEDEEDREEDIKPQFAKKKLTRAANGNTAADMAKNGNAFEKVASMEEDDDDLEDGEIDDSESEGDENPDEKWTLRKCSAAALDVFARDFGGPVFTSILPYLQSNLKHADWSYREAAVLALGAVAEGCMDVVVPHLPELVPYLVSLLDDEEPVVRQITCWTLGRYSAWAVSLVDQAEKERYFLPMMDGILKKMLDKNKNVQEAGASAMANLEEKAGKALEPYCGPIIQQYIRCFGKYKDKNMWVLYDCVQTLAEHIGPVLARPELSNQLMPVLLDRWQKVGDESRELFPLLECLSYVAMALGDAFTPYAEPIFGRCIRIIHQNLEQAMKAKTNTDLDQPDEDFLVTSLDLLSAIIQALDNDKASKLVANVQPTFFELMALCMGDQSDAVQQSAYALLGDCAKYVFEQLKPFLPNIMPVVIKRLDMDTILDEEVDNSFSVVNNACWSVGEIALQYKAGMAPFVPQLIQRCVDILSNPRVPGGVSENAAIALGRLGLDNAELVAPHLGSFAEEFLDTMDDVDPSEEKATALRGFTEMVTRNPQAMESVLLHYFSTIANYQELSLQKPVLLELHEAFQNVINVYKQIIPGFGNFLMQMEAKDLGLLQRLFAL
- a CDS encoding methyltransferase is translated as MEEGEQQWKGVKSAIEDPEEARVIYCALDSFVQYARIAHFNCTHLRRQSFYALPEAHWKMLAAPPFNYLDTLDKVDNAIESNAELARAIVRVGLVNFQPQDVTQGSEPTIPPRWRGCAKRLDIDKARSTLRQFYRDWSAEGKSEREICFGPVFRALEAQKESRPRDASPMRVLVPGAGLGRLVFELCAKGYVAEGNEISYHQLLASSYILNCVEKPGQHTIYPWIHTFSNHSTRDNHLRKYAIPDVHCANELTRLEEEGVAIGEMSMTAADFLCLYTEDYQAEAWDAVACVFFLDTAPNLIRYLETILYCLKPGGLLINHGPLLWHFENNAPGGHGHDDDDGDYDTTGIADPGSFELSDDEVMALVTKVGFEIVSRETGIESPYLLDQESMLQTVYKASSWVARKPHTTA
- a CDS encoding oxidoreductase yields the protein MADAQLNDFPSLFSVKGKVAVVTGGSRGLGLSAASALLQAGASKVFISSRKASACDSAVKTLNALPGLAPGAKAISIPADAATLSGVQHLVSEVAKHTDHVDILLANAGATWGAPFDEHPDSAFAKVMDLNVRGVFNTIREFAPLLQKKASVEDPSRVIITASVAGLGIGTIGKQGTYGYSASKAAVIHLGRNLAVELGPRGITVNSICPGFFPTKMSNGLLDMSGGKESIAAANPMKRLGRPEDIAGVVVYLASRAGAHVNGATIAIDGGAMWAKGQLNVESAKL